Proteins encoded together in one Cardiocondyla obscurior isolate alpha-2009 linkage group LG07, Cobs3.1, whole genome shotgun sequence window:
- the Bma gene encoding SCY1-like protein 2 isoform X2 has protein sequence MFAKSRGSSTAPCDLLPDPIRNTYEIGKQSATAGPENVWRIYDGYRKKDRMEVSIFLFDKRSVEKLTKPKRRETVTDILRAGATRMERYSHPKLLQAYKVEECSDTLAFASEPVLASLANVLAYKEQLANTLAAQSSGPIGKQNHPPATSHHRSAFIKEYELHELEIKYGLLQITEALLFLHGNCKFLHRNVCPTSIIITKRGTWKLSGFEFIEGAKEIPITVQSWTKHMPKMTQPNLDYIAPEAQQKKLASFSSDMYSLGMTICAIYNQGRPLIQANHSCSDYLKQLETLDDQVTVILPLIPIPLREAVTRLLHKDPKQRPTAQVLTMIKFFQDPFVHALQFLDVSKMKDVHQKEHFYTTTLRELLPYMPKKLWYQHIWTYLHAELQTQEVLSAVLQPMLFIIQSSTKEEYERIVFPTLKPLFTNRKSIQGTVTLLENLHIILEKTPQEYEREVLSMLYISFENSTIQVRTAAFVAVAHVTNYLEDDAIRNVVLPKLLDAFENNSANARVLMDVVPCILSRLEKQKIIDCILPLLCKVKLQEPEIVVRVVNIYRLMLTDKKYGLSVNWMATHAMPSLLPQTVNPKLNLEQFILLLEVLQDMLNNIERNQKNKLTLDNLSLPSPDKSRPLRHQYSTDNVHVPAFNIPNLRIEQRKTSSAEDMARKNSIGSISTASAENMARKNSVAAMFGGWFNSPSTNDSNFLRVTNTFTSRRLSDNTLMTPKIRIAPSCASSPGGTPGTGGGGGLPIRRHSSTGPQERRGSNINLSPPTGMPITSSSVPYLLSSSLNSIRGSRRPSVSSTSSQQGLGLLQQVGSSMYQFFNRQPEA, from the exons ATGTTCGCAAAATCCAGAGGAAGCAGTACGGCACCGTGCGATTTACTTCCTGACCCGATACGCAATACATACGAGATTGGCAAACAATCAGCTACAGCTGGTCCGGAAAATGTCTGGCGTATATACGACGGCTATCGGAAGAAAGACAGGATG GAGGTCTCAATCTTTTTATTCGACAAACGGTCTGTGGAAAAGTTGACCAAGCCAAAACGTCGAGAAACGGTCACGGACATTTTACGCGCGGGCGCCACTCGAATGGAGCGGTACTCGCATCCAAAGCTTCTTCAG GCGTACAAAGTTGAGGAGTGCTCAGATACTCTGGCCTTCGCATCAGAGCCAGTCCTTGCCAGCTTGGCGAACGTTCTAGCATACAAAGAACAATTAGCAAACACCCTCGCGGCCCAATCCTCGGGGCCGATAGGCAAGCAGAATCATCCACCGGCCACTAGCCACCATCGTTCGGCCTTTATCAAAGAGTACGAGCTGCATGAATTGGAAATCAAGTACGGACTTCTACAG attacAGAAGCCTTATTATTTCTTCATGGTAACTGTAAGTTTCTTCATAGAAATGTTTGCCCAACGAGCATCATTATTACAAAGAGAGGCACATGGAAATTGTCGGGTTTTGAATTTATTG AGGGTGCCAAGGAGATACCGATAACTGTTCAATCATGGACGAAGCACATGCCGAAAATGACTCAACCAAATCTCGATTACATTG CACCGGAGGCGCAGCAGAAAAAACTTGCGAGTTTTTCCAGCGACATGTACAGCCTAGGTATGACTATATGCGCAATTTACAATCAAGGCAGGCCACTGATACAGGCCAATCACAGCTGCTCGGATTATCTCAAACAACTTGAGACC cttGACGATCAAGTCACCGTTATTTTACCGTTGATACCGATACCACTTCGAGAAGCTGTGACGCGACTTCTACACAAGGACCCTAAGCAAAGGCCGACCGCTCAAGTTTTAACTATGATCAAGTTCTTTCAAGATCCGTTTGTGCATGCTCTGCAATTTCTTGACGTCAGTAAAATGAAGGATGTGCATCAGaaagaacatttttatacaacaACGTTAAGAGAGCTCTTGCCGTATATGCCAAAG AAACTGTGGTATCAACACATTTGGACATATCTTCACGCGGAATTACAAACGCAGGAAGTGCTATCGGCCGTGTTGCAACCAATGCTATTCATCATTCAAAGTAGCACGAAAGAGGAGTACGAACGAATCGTGTTTCCCACACTAAA ACCTCTCTTCACCAATCGAAAGTCGATTCAGGGAACCGTGACCCTGCTGGAGAATCTGCATATCATCCTGGAAAAGACGCCCCAAGAATATGAACGCGAGGTGTTATCAATGCTATACATATCCTTCGAAAATTCGACCATTCAAGTGCGG aCGGCAGCGTTCGTAGCCGTGGCTCATGTGACGAATTATCTCGAGGATGATGCTATACGTAATGTAGTATTGCCGAAACTGTTGGATGCTTTTGAAAACAATTCGGCAAATGCTCGGGTGTTGATGGATGTAGTTCCGTGCATTTTAAGCCGACTTGAAAAGCAGAAGATAATTGACTGCATTCTACCTCTACTTTGTAAAGTAAAACTGCAAGAACCCGAGATCGTAGTACGGGTTGTAA atatttatAGATTGATGTTAACCGACAAGAAATACGGATTATCAGTTAATTGGATGGCGACGCATGCAATGCCTTCTCTGCTACCACAAACTGTGAATCCGAAGCTGAATCTTGAGCAATTTATATTGCTTCTTGAGGTACTACAagatatgttaaataatattgaaag aAATCAAAAGAACAAGTTAACGCTCGACAATCTCTCATTACCAAGTCCCGACAAATCTCGACCTCTGCGACATCAATATAGCACTGACAATGTACATGTACCAGCGTTTAACATCCCGAACTTGCGCATCGAGCAACGCAAAACTTCATCGGCCGAAGATATGGCTAGAAAAAATAGCATTG GATCCATATCGACGGCGTCTGCGGAAAATATGGCGCGAAAAAATTCAGTAGCTG CGATGTTTGGCGGATGGTTCAATTCACCATCGACCAACGATAGTAATTTCTTGCGAGTTACCAACACATTCACCAGTAGACGACTGTCAGACAATACTTTGATGACACCGAAAATACGAATAGCACCGTCCTGTGCAAGTTCACCAGGTGGAACGCCCGGCACCGGTGGTGGTGGCGGTCTACCGATTCGTCGACACTCCAGCACCGGTCCTCAGGAACGACGTGGAtccaatattaatttatctcctCCCACG GGAATGCCTATCACAAGTAGCAGTGTGCCCTATCTGCTCAGTTCGAGTTTAAACAGTATTCGCGGTTCAAGACGACCGTCTGTGTCCTCGACGTCGTCGCAGCAGGGACTTGGACTACTACAGCAGGTTGGCTCCAGCATG TATCAATTCTTCAACAGACAACCCGAAGCGTGA
- the Bma gene encoding SCY1-like protein 2 isoform X1 — MFAKSRGSSTAPCDLLPDPIRNTYEIGKQSATAGPENVWRIYDGYRKKDRMEVSIFLFDKRSVEKLTKPKRRETVTDILRAGATRMERYSHPKLLQAYKVEECSDTLAFASEPVLASLANVLAYKEQLANTLAAQSSGPIGKQNHPPATSHHRSAFIKEYELHELEIKYGLLQITEALLFLHGNCKFLHRNVCPTSIIITKRGTWKLSGFEFIEGAKEIPITVQSWTKHMPKMTQPNLDYIAPEAQQKKLASFSSDMYSLGMTICAIYNQGRPLIQANHSCSDYLKQLETLDDQVTVILPLIPIPLREAVTRLLHKDPKQRPTAQVLTMIKFFQDPFVHALQFLDVSKMKDVHQKEHFYTTTLRELLPYMPKKLWYQHIWTYLHAELQTQEVLSAVLQPMLFIIQSSTKEEYERIVFPTLKPLFTNRKSIQGTVTLLENLHIILEKTPQEYEREVLSMLYISFENSTIQVRTAAFVAVAHVTNYLEDDAIRNVVLPKLLDAFENNSANARVLMDVVPCILSRLEKQKIIDCILPLLCKVKLQEPEIVVRVVNIYRLMLTDKKYGLSVNWMATHAMPSLLPQTVNPKLNLEQFILLLEVLQDMLNNIERNQKNKLTLDNLSLPSPDKSRPLRHQYSTDNVHVPAFNIPNLRIEQRKTSSAEDMARKNSIGSISTASAENMARKNSVAAMFGGWFNSPSTNDSNFLRVTNTFTSRRLSDNTLMTPKIRIAPSCASSPGGTPGTGGGGGLPIRRHSSTGPQERRGSNINLSPPTGMPITSSSVPYLLSSSLNSIRGSRRPSVSSTSSQQGLGLLQQVGSSMVRQLPPICLNLNGPPPPPTLSPSLQLPGQHSH, encoded by the exons ATGTTCGCAAAATCCAGAGGAAGCAGTACGGCACCGTGCGATTTACTTCCTGACCCGATACGCAATACATACGAGATTGGCAAACAATCAGCTACAGCTGGTCCGGAAAATGTCTGGCGTATATACGACGGCTATCGGAAGAAAGACAGGATG GAGGTCTCAATCTTTTTATTCGACAAACGGTCTGTGGAAAAGTTGACCAAGCCAAAACGTCGAGAAACGGTCACGGACATTTTACGCGCGGGCGCCACTCGAATGGAGCGGTACTCGCATCCAAAGCTTCTTCAG GCGTACAAAGTTGAGGAGTGCTCAGATACTCTGGCCTTCGCATCAGAGCCAGTCCTTGCCAGCTTGGCGAACGTTCTAGCATACAAAGAACAATTAGCAAACACCCTCGCGGCCCAATCCTCGGGGCCGATAGGCAAGCAGAATCATCCACCGGCCACTAGCCACCATCGTTCGGCCTTTATCAAAGAGTACGAGCTGCATGAATTGGAAATCAAGTACGGACTTCTACAG attacAGAAGCCTTATTATTTCTTCATGGTAACTGTAAGTTTCTTCATAGAAATGTTTGCCCAACGAGCATCATTATTACAAAGAGAGGCACATGGAAATTGTCGGGTTTTGAATTTATTG AGGGTGCCAAGGAGATACCGATAACTGTTCAATCATGGACGAAGCACATGCCGAAAATGACTCAACCAAATCTCGATTACATTG CACCGGAGGCGCAGCAGAAAAAACTTGCGAGTTTTTCCAGCGACATGTACAGCCTAGGTATGACTATATGCGCAATTTACAATCAAGGCAGGCCACTGATACAGGCCAATCACAGCTGCTCGGATTATCTCAAACAACTTGAGACC cttGACGATCAAGTCACCGTTATTTTACCGTTGATACCGATACCACTTCGAGAAGCTGTGACGCGACTTCTACACAAGGACCCTAAGCAAAGGCCGACCGCTCAAGTTTTAACTATGATCAAGTTCTTTCAAGATCCGTTTGTGCATGCTCTGCAATTTCTTGACGTCAGTAAAATGAAGGATGTGCATCAGaaagaacatttttatacaacaACGTTAAGAGAGCTCTTGCCGTATATGCCAAAG AAACTGTGGTATCAACACATTTGGACATATCTTCACGCGGAATTACAAACGCAGGAAGTGCTATCGGCCGTGTTGCAACCAATGCTATTCATCATTCAAAGTAGCACGAAAGAGGAGTACGAACGAATCGTGTTTCCCACACTAAA ACCTCTCTTCACCAATCGAAAGTCGATTCAGGGAACCGTGACCCTGCTGGAGAATCTGCATATCATCCTGGAAAAGACGCCCCAAGAATATGAACGCGAGGTGTTATCAATGCTATACATATCCTTCGAAAATTCGACCATTCAAGTGCGG aCGGCAGCGTTCGTAGCCGTGGCTCATGTGACGAATTATCTCGAGGATGATGCTATACGTAATGTAGTATTGCCGAAACTGTTGGATGCTTTTGAAAACAATTCGGCAAATGCTCGGGTGTTGATGGATGTAGTTCCGTGCATTTTAAGCCGACTTGAAAAGCAGAAGATAATTGACTGCATTCTACCTCTACTTTGTAAAGTAAAACTGCAAGAACCCGAGATCGTAGTACGGGTTGTAA atatttatAGATTGATGTTAACCGACAAGAAATACGGATTATCAGTTAATTGGATGGCGACGCATGCAATGCCTTCTCTGCTACCACAAACTGTGAATCCGAAGCTGAATCTTGAGCAATTTATATTGCTTCTTGAGGTACTACAagatatgttaaataatattgaaag aAATCAAAAGAACAAGTTAACGCTCGACAATCTCTCATTACCAAGTCCCGACAAATCTCGACCTCTGCGACATCAATATAGCACTGACAATGTACATGTACCAGCGTTTAACATCCCGAACTTGCGCATCGAGCAACGCAAAACTTCATCGGCCGAAGATATGGCTAGAAAAAATAGCATTG GATCCATATCGACGGCGTCTGCGGAAAATATGGCGCGAAAAAATTCAGTAGCTG CGATGTTTGGCGGATGGTTCAATTCACCATCGACCAACGATAGTAATTTCTTGCGAGTTACCAACACATTCACCAGTAGACGACTGTCAGACAATACTTTGATGACACCGAAAATACGAATAGCACCGTCCTGTGCAAGTTCACCAGGTGGAACGCCCGGCACCGGTGGTGGTGGCGGTCTACCGATTCGTCGACACTCCAGCACCGGTCCTCAGGAACGACGTGGAtccaatattaatttatctcctCCCACG GGAATGCCTATCACAAGTAGCAGTGTGCCCTATCTGCTCAGTTCGAGTTTAAACAGTATTCGCGGTTCAAGACGACCGTCTGTGTCCTCGACGTCGTCGCAGCAGGGACTTGGACTACTACAGCAGGTTGGCTCCAGCATGGTAAGACAACTACCCCCCATCTGCCTGAACCTGAATggaccaccaccaccaccaacACTCTCTCCATCACTCCAGCTACCGGGACAGCATTCCCACTGA
- the Tan gene encoding beta-alanyl-dopamine/carcinine hydrolase isoform X1, with amino-acid sequence MATKTCKIKPIIKSIGRRNAIPIIHVRGTHYEIGFDIGRTFAKMIQDFVDIYPPLNEIYLPLFATEQGKNVYNETLDAVKKQFPQYLREIEGTADGANVPFYKLFLMHLDDIISNDTGIEGNAVLPVGCTTIICNQPGHEILGHNEDALSDTLNHWYLVSAHVIEANYREEKFTSLSYAGFLPGYTMGYNNHGLVYSINTLSAAVLRSGKTPRYFLTRALLGVENFVQAQQTLRNEGYGAAEGFSVNMTFLEQEGDRMFHNAEVGPAELEANQSQLNILTVSPGENTSHCNKYLRLKVKEVKGRIIDSSIGRMEAVLNHPPVQCRQDVINVLSDQTGKDYRIYQEFGRNDDEIKTIATGIFDCIERTWSIYTDIPQFNEPILVIPMQL; translated from the exons ATGGCAACTAAAACGTGCAAAATTAAGCCGATTATCAAAAGCATAGGTCGCAGAAATGCCATTCCCATAATCCACGTTCGAGGAACACACTACGAGATTGGGTTCGACATt GGACGAACTTTTGCCAAGATGATCCAAGATTTTGTAGATATCTATCCACCACTAAACGAAATCTACCTGCCATTATTCGCGACTGAGCAAggcaaaaatgtttataatgAAACTCTGGATGCAGTCAAGAAACAATTTCCACAGTATTTGAGGGAAATCGAAGGGACAGCTGACGGTGCAAACGTGCCATTCTACAAg CTGTTTCTAATGCATCTGGACGACATTATTTCGAATGATACTGGAATAGAAGGAAATGCTGTACTTCCCGTTGGTTGTACAACCATAATTTGCAATCAGCCGGGACAT gagaTCCTAGGTCACAACGAAGATGCTCTCAGTGACACTCTGAATCATTGGTATCTTGTAAGTGCTCACGTCATCGAAGCAAATTatagagaagaaaaatttacatcATTGAGTTACGCTGGTTTCTTACCGGGTTACACAATGGGCTACAATAATCATGGTCTCGTTTACAGCATTAATACTCTCAGCGCTGCAGTTCTACGATCCGGCAAGACTC CGCGATATTTCTTGACACGAGCTCTGTTGGGCGTGGAGAACTTTGTGCAAGCACAACAGACGCTAAGGAACGAGGGTTACGGGGCAGCGGAGGGCTTTTCAGTGAATATGACATTCCTCGAGCAGGAAGGTGATCGGATGTTTCATAACGCCGAGGTTGGTCCAGCCGAGTTAGAGGCCAATCAATCGCAACTCAACATTTTGACTGTCAGTCCGGGCGAAAATACATCGCATTGCAACAA ATATTTACGTTTGAAAGTAAAAGAGGTGAAAGGCAGAATTATAGACAGCAGTATTGGAAGAATGGAAGCGGTTTTAAACCATCCACCAGTACAATGTCGCCAAGATGTAATCAATGTACTTAGCGATCAGACGGGTAAAGATTACAGGATCTATCAAGAGTTTGGTCGCAATGATGACGAGATCAAAACAATTGCCACTG GTATCTTTGATTGTATCGAGCGTACGTGGTCCATTTACACGGATATTCCACAGTTTAACGAACCAATACTGGTGATACCTATGCAACTTTGA
- the Tan gene encoding beta-alanyl-dopamine/carcinine hydrolase isoform X2, with the protein MIQDFVDIYPPLNEIYLPLFATEQGKNVYNETLDAVKKQFPQYLREIEGTADGANVPFYKLFLMHLDDIISNDTGIEGNAVLPVGCTTIICNQPGHEILGHNEDALSDTLNHWYLVSAHVIEANYREEKFTSLSYAGFLPGYTMGYNNHGLVYSINTLSAAVLRSGKTPRYFLTRALLGVENFVQAQQTLRNEGYGAAEGFSVNMTFLEQEGDRMFHNAEVGPAELEANQSQLNILTVSPGENTSHCNKYLRLKVKEVKGRIIDSSIGRMEAVLNHPPVQCRQDVINVLSDQTGKDYRIYQEFGRNDDEIKTIATGIFDCIERTWSIYTDIPQFNEPILVIPMQL; encoded by the exons ATGATCCAAGATTTTGTAGATATCTATCCACCACTAAACGAAATCTACCTGCCATTATTCGCGACTGAGCAAggcaaaaatgtttataatgAAACTCTGGATGCAGTCAAGAAACAATTTCCACAGTATTTGAGGGAAATCGAAGGGACAGCTGACGGTGCAAACGTGCCATTCTACAAg CTGTTTCTAATGCATCTGGACGACATTATTTCGAATGATACTGGAATAGAAGGAAATGCTGTACTTCCCGTTGGTTGTACAACCATAATTTGCAATCAGCCGGGACAT gagaTCCTAGGTCACAACGAAGATGCTCTCAGTGACACTCTGAATCATTGGTATCTTGTAAGTGCTCACGTCATCGAAGCAAATTatagagaagaaaaatttacatcATTGAGTTACGCTGGTTTCTTACCGGGTTACACAATGGGCTACAATAATCATGGTCTCGTTTACAGCATTAATACTCTCAGCGCTGCAGTTCTACGATCCGGCAAGACTC CGCGATATTTCTTGACACGAGCTCTGTTGGGCGTGGAGAACTTTGTGCAAGCACAACAGACGCTAAGGAACGAGGGTTACGGGGCAGCGGAGGGCTTTTCAGTGAATATGACATTCCTCGAGCAGGAAGGTGATCGGATGTTTCATAACGCCGAGGTTGGTCCAGCCGAGTTAGAGGCCAATCAATCGCAACTCAACATTTTGACTGTCAGTCCGGGCGAAAATACATCGCATTGCAACAA ATATTTACGTTTGAAAGTAAAAGAGGTGAAAGGCAGAATTATAGACAGCAGTATTGGAAGAATGGAAGCGGTTTTAAACCATCCACCAGTACAATGTCGCCAAGATGTAATCAATGTACTTAGCGATCAGACGGGTAAAGATTACAGGATCTATCAAGAGTTTGGTCGCAATGATGACGAGATCAAAACAATTGCCACTG GTATCTTTGATTGTATCGAGCGTACGTGGTCCATTTACACGGATATTCCACAGTTTAACGAACCAATACTGGTGATACCTATGCAACTTTGA
- the LOC139103961 gene encoding uncharacterized protein, translating to MGRACCVLGCPSGGDAPSHQIPKNPALFQKWKGMIYSEKIQHLTDEQISKCAVCYRHFADDDYLVTFRVRKLKRGVAPSLNLPNKSASNIFDVIKSDSQVSIATNTSVFPAKGVTDVTENQQMTGVSETIQISLFEDTVEETGAPLYNQPPILLDEDTKQINLEMAERFKLKLLRKKQKKLAAVHLPLLRLKEQAKQYEKTSTIQKLLSFLTPTEIASIKTKVLKSKYSPKVYVRVYHDIAKQKALSQC from the coding sequence ATGGGCAGGGCATGTTGCGTCTTAGGATGTCCTTCAGGAGGAGATGCTCCATCTCATCAGATTCCCAAAAACCCAGCTCTTTTCCAGAAATGGAAAGGCATGATTTACTCAGAAAAAATTCAACATTTGACTGATGAGCAGATAAGCAAATGTGCAGTATGTTATAGGCATTTTGCCGATGACGATTATTTAGTAACGTTCAGAGTAAGAAAATTGAAACGTGGGGTTGCACCTTCTTTGAATCTACCGAATAAGTCAGCTTCTAATATATTTGATGTTATTAAAAGTGATTCACAAGTATCGATTGCGACAAATACAAGCGTATTTCCTGCCAAAGGAGTAACAGATGTAACAGAAAATCAACAAATGACGGGAGTATCGGAAACAATTCAAATTTCACTATTTGAAGATACTGTAGAAGAAACAGGAGCCCCTTTATACAATCAGCCACCAATTTTACTAGACGAAGATAccaaacaaattaatttagaaatggcagaaagatttaaattaaaactattgagaaagaaacaaaaaaagttagcTGCAGTACACTTACCTCTTCTTCGATTAAAAGAACAAGCTAAGCAGTATGAGAAAACGTCTACCATACAAAAATTGTTGTCCTTTCTCACGCCTACTGAAATAGCTTctattaaaacaaaagtattaaaatcaaaatattctCCTAAAGTATACGTAAGAGTTTACCACGATATTGCAAAACAAAAGGCCCTCAGTCAGTGTTAA